The genomic interval GGGTCGGTCGGGTCCGCCGTCGAGTCGGGTCTGCGGCGCGCCGGACATGTGACAACCGGCATCGACGACCGCGGCTTGGCAACCGGCCCGCAGATCGAAGCGGCGATCCGCGCCGCTGTCCCCGATGGCGCGACCGCGGTCGTCGACACCGGCTTCTTCGACACCTCACCGGTGGTAGCCGGGCTCGCCGGCACTGCTCCCGAGACCTGGCGGCAACAAGCCGAGCAGCCGTTGCGCCGGGCACTGCACGTGCTGCAGGCCGCGCACCGCTGTCTTCGCCCGGAAGGCGGCACGATTGTCGTCCTGCTGCCCTCCGTGGTCATGTCGGGAGCCGCCGAGGTGGTCGGCTGGGTCTGTGCAGCCGAGGGGTACCGGTCGCTGGCGAAGGCCGCGGCCCGAGCCTGGGGCAACGAAGGGACCACATTGAAGGTGATGCTCGTCCCGGCGGGCATCGTCACGGCCGCGGCCATCGACCGGCCCGGTCTGCAACCGCCGGCGCTCGGCCGCGCTCCCGATCTGTCCGCGGACATCGCGCCGGCGTTGAGCGCCTTGCTCGACCCGCGGCTCGGCGGGGTCACCGGACTGACCCTCGCGGTCGACGGCGGCGTCTGGATGACGTCATGAGCGGCCCGCTGGCCGGCAAGGTCGTGCTGGTCACCGGAGGCGGCGCCGGTCTCGGCCGCGCCATCTGCGTCGACGCGGCTCGCCACGGCGCTTCGGTGGTCATCGCCAGCCCCGGCCGAAACGGCGCCGACACCGCCACCCTCGTCAACGAGGTCGGCGTCGGGTGCCACGTCCCCACCGACGTCACTGTGCTGGCCGACGTAGGGCAGGCGGTCACGGTCGCAGTCGAGAAGTTCGGACGCCTCGACGCGATCGTTCACAACGCGACGAGCCGTCTTTCCAGCGAGGTCGAAACGATTGACGAGCTCACAGACGAGGCGTGGGACGACCACGTGGCGGTCTCACTCACGGGTGCCTATCACTGCGCTGTCGCGGGCTTCGCCGCGCTTCGCGACACCGGCGGACGCTACGTCCTGATGACCTCGCCCGCCGGCATCGAAGGCAGCGCCAATCGGCCTGCGTACTCGGCGGTGAAGGGCGCCGTGCGCAGCATGGTCAAAAGCCTCGCGCTGGAATGGGGAGCCGCTGGAATCACCGTCGTCGGCGTCTCACCGCTTGCCATGACGCCCGCGATGGCGAACGCCTACGACGCGGACCCGGCGTTGAAAGACCGGCTGGCGAAGCTGGTCCCACTCGGCCGAGTCGGCGACGCCGCGACAGATGTCGCTCCCGTCGTACGGTTCTTGCTCGAGGACGACTCCCGCTACATCACCGGGCAGACGATCATCGTCGACGGCGGAAGGTTCACGACACTGTGAGCGCCCCGCGCGCCTTGCACAGCGGGAGTATGTCGCTTCGGCTCTATCCGCACCTGGAGCTATCACCCGTCGACGTCGTTGCCGAGCTGCTCGCCCAGGCTCGGCTCGCCGAACAGGCGGGCTTCGACGGGTTCATGACCAGCGAGCACCACAACGGCTTCGCCGGGTACCTGCCCAACCCGATCCAGGTTGCGGGGTGGGTGCTCGACTCGACCGACCGCGCCTGGGCAGCGCCGTGCCCGCTGCTGTTGCCGTTGCGCCCGACCGCCCTCGTGGCCGAAGAGATCGCCTGGCTTGCCGCCCGCTTCCCCGGCCGGGTCGCGGTCGGGACGGCCGCCGGTTCCCTCGAGGCGGACTTCGACATCGCCGGTACGACGAAAGACGACCTGACGCGCCGGTACGCCGACGCCCTGACGACGTTGAGCGCGATGCTGCTCGGGCGCGACCCCGGACCGCTTCTCGACGACCCGGCGATCAGTCGCTGCGCGACTCATCCTGTGCCGGTGGTCAGCGCGGCGATGAGTCCGGCGGCGTGCCGTCGCGCCGCGCAGGCCGGGGTGGGCCTTCTCTTCGACTCGCTGACCACGGTCAGCCGCTGCCGCGAGCTCGCCGACGCTTACCGTGACGCCGGCGGTGCCGGACCGATCGCCTTGATCCGACGAGCCTGGCCCGGTCCGCAGCAGACCGAACGGCACGAAGACCAGCTGCGCCTCTACCGCAGCTACGCGACGCAAACCGCAGCCGGACACTGGAGCGAGGACCAGCCCGCCACCGGCGACGCGACATCGATCGCCGAGACCCTCATCGAGCAGGTCACCGCGGTGGGAGCGACCTGCCTGAACATTCGCGTGCACACGCCGGGCATGGCCGTGGCCGAAGCGCGCGCACACATCGCCGGGCTGGCGGAGGTCGTGCGGATTCTCCGCCGCGACTGGCCGTGACCTGCTGGCAGTGCGACGGACGCCCCGGAGCGCGCCTCGTCAGTGACGGAACAGCGCGAGGACGGTGACGTCGTCGTCTTGCCCGCCGCCACCCGGAGCCGCCAGAAGAATCTGCCGCAACAGCTCGTCAGCGTCGGCGGTCGTACCGGCCGCTGATGTCGCGGCGAGCAGGCGTCGTACGCCGTCTTCGATGTCCTGCCCGCGCCGCTCGACCAGCCCGTCGGTGAGCGCAACGATGCCCGCGCCGCGCGGCACGCGCAGCAGCGTCGTCTGCCGGGGTTCGATGTCGATGCCCAGTGGCGCGCCGACCCGGGCGTCGGCGATACGGTTGCCGGCGGGCCCGACCGAAATCGGCGGCAGATGCCCCGCCGAGGCGATCTCCACCTCACCGGTCGCGGGCTCGATCAGGAGGTAGAGCAGGGTCACGAGCTGCGCCGGGTCGACGGCCGCGAAGAACGCGTCGATCTTCGCGAACACCGCGGCCGGCGCCGGATCCTCCACCGCGTAGGCGAGGACGGCACTTCGGATCTGCGCCATCGATGCCGCCGCCTCGATACCGCGTCCCATGACGTCACCGACCACGGCGACGACTCGACCGTCCGTGCACCTGAGCACGTCGTAGAAGTCGCCGCCCGCTTCGTGCTGTCCCGCCGGGCTGTAGTGCGCGGCGACCGACCATCCGTCGATCCGCGGGGTGCGTTCCGGCAGGAGGGCGCGCTGCAGGTTCAGTGCGGCTTTGCGTTCCGCGGCGTCGATCTCGGTACGCAGCAGGGTCTGCGCGGTCTGCGCGGCGAGCGCCAGCACGAACTCACGCTCGTTGTCACCGAACAGCCGCCGGGTGGCGAAGCTGAACCGCAACGCACCCAGGATCCGACCACCCGCGAGCAGCGGCACCGCGCACATCGACTGGGTACTCGCTTCGAACCCGCGCAGCGCGGGGAACTCCCGATCCCGCTCCTCGCGGGACTCCAGCCACACCGCCTTGCCGGTCCGCAACGCGGTCGCAGCCGGTAGCGGAGCGTCGAGGCGCTCGTCGCGGAGCGCGCCGACCAGCGCCTCGCCGTACCCGACGACGCCCGGCACCGCGACGTGGATGCCGTCCGCCGCGGGGACCAGCAAGCCACCGCCGGCGGCATCCAGCGCGGCGACCCCCTCGGAGACGACGACGGCTGCGACGTCCTCCGGCGCGCGCGTGTTGGCCAGCGCCGCTGTGACGCGCTGTAGTCGCGCGGCGCGATCGGTCGAGCGCTGCAACGCGGTGAGTCGCTCGACTTCTTCGAGCATGCGCGTCTCGAACGGAACAACCGGTGCCGGGGGGAGGCCTCGCGCCCCGTCGCGGATGCCCCGCACGACGGCTTCGACGTACCAGCGCCGGAACAGCCGGTGGGAGGCCGGCGCCTCGAGAGTGAGCAGGCGCGCGGCCCTGGCGTAGGAGTCGGCTTCGTCGAGGGCGGCCAGGTAGGCCTCCCCAGCATCCGCCGCGCGCTCCGGAAGGCGGAGCATCAGGTTGGTGCGTACCTCTCCGCGCCGAGCTGCGGCGAGCGCCTGCCGCTTGATGGCATCGCGCGCGGCGCTGAACCCGTAGACCACGGTCTGGATCAGGCCGGCAAGGTGGTCCGGCACGTCCTCACCGAGGACGCCGGCGGACGCGGCGAGGCTGAACTCGCGAACCAGGTTGTCGATGTGGGACTTCGCCTCGATCAGCAGATCCGTCGGGACGTCACCTAGAACGACAGTGAAGTGTGGTTCGGCCGAGTCCTCCGGTGCGTCGTCGTCCCAAGCAGCCAGCAGCCTGTCGATGTCGACTTGCGGGTCAGGAGAAGCGCCGGCGTCGAACTCCGCCCACACCGTCTTGCCGTCCTCGCGGCGCTCGACGCCCCACCGAGTCGCGACGCCTTCGACCAACGCGATCCCGCGGCCGGTCATGTTGGTCGCGCTCGCCGCGGGGCGCACCGGGGCCCGCCGGCTCCCATCGCTGACCTCGATCCGGATGCAACTACTACCTCCGCTGACCGTCACCGCGATCGGGCCGGCTCCGTGCTGGACGGCATTCGCGAGCAGTTCCGCGGCGGCGAGCGTCACGTCATCGACATTGGACGCTCGTCGCTCGACGACCTGACGCTCGACAAAACCGCGGGCCGCGCGGATCGCAGTCGCACCGGCGTCGGCCGGCAGGTCATGGCGGCGCGCAGCAAGCGAGCACGCCACGGCGTCAGACACCCGCTTGCCTCCGGCGCGCTCGTTCACGAATGTGGCCATCCTCGACAGGATCGATGCCCGTTCGGTGACTCAGCCAACCACGCCAGCCTCAGAAGCATGACCGTGCCGCCACCCTGCGAAGATGACGCCCTGCGAAGATGACGCCATGCGAAAGATCGGCTTGCTCGGCGCCACCGGCTACACCGGCCGGCTCACGGCGACCGAGTTCGCGCTCCGCGAGATTCCGGTGCGGCTGGGCGGTCGGTCGGAGCAGCGCCTCGCCAAGGTCGACACCGCTGAGGGCGCCGAGCGAGTGGTCGTCGACACCACCGACCGGGCGGCACTTGCGCGCTTCCTCGACGGGCTCGATGTCGTGATCTCGACCGTCGGACCTTTCGAGCTCCTCGGGCGACCCGTGGTCGACGCAGCGGTCGCAGCCGGGGTGCACTATGTCGACTCGACCGGCGAGCCCGACTTCATGCGCTGGGCGTACGACGCGCACTCCGCCGCGCGTACCGCCGTCGTACCCGCCTGTGGCTACGACTACGTCCCGAGCGACCTCGCCGCGCGAGTCGCCGCCGACACGCTGGACGGGCCTGCCGAGCGGATCGACATCGGGTACTCGATGAGGGGGATGAAACCGACCCGCGGCACGGCGCGCAGCGCACTCGGCGCCGTACTGGCGACGCCGGATCCCCAGATCAAACGGTCGACGGTCAACACCAGGCCGGCGCTCCAAGTGCCACTGGGAGACCTGCTCACCACAGGCCGGTGGGCAGGAGCGGCGACGGTCACTGCGAACGTCACCGTGTCGAGGGCGGCTCGCGCGATCGTGCCGGTGATGGGTCCGGCGACCGGACCGCTACTGAAGGTGAGCGCGCCGCTGCTGCGACGGCTCGTCGAGCGGATGCCGGAAGGACCGACCGACCAGATGCGGGCGCAGGCCCATGCGTCGGTGTCCGCGACGGCGAACCGCGCGGGCAGGTCGGCGACCGTCACGGTCGACGTCAACGACGTCTACGCCTTCACCGCGCTGTCGCTGGTGGAGTTCGCGCTCCGCGTCGACGGCGCCGGCCCGATGTCGCCCGCAGAAGCGGTCGACGCCAAGGAGATGCTCGACGCGCTCACCGGTCCGCTGCTGTCCTGGCAGCGCCACTGACCGCTCCCCGCCCCCGTTTCCCGTCCCCCGAAGTAGCACACAACTACGCCGCGGCGGCACCGAAATGCGGCGGTTTGCCCGATTCGGCGGGCACTTCGTGTGCTACTTCGGGAAAGCGGGGTGGGGTGTAGGGGGCCGCGGGTCAGCGGGCGATGAGGAGCTCGGCGATCTGAACCGCGTTGAGTGCGGCGCCCTTACGCAGGTTGTCGCCGCTGACGAACAGGACGAGCCCGCGGCCGTTGGCGACTCCCGGGTCCTGGCGAAGCCGGCCGACGTAGCTCGGGTCGGCACCGGCGGCCATCAACGGCGTGGGCACGTCGGTGAGTACGACGCCGGGCGCGTCGGCGAGCAGCTCGCGGGCGCGCTCGACCGGCATCGGCTCGGCGAACTCGGCGTTGATCGACAGCGAGTGACCGGTGAAGACCGGGACGCGTACGCAGGTGCCCGACACCGCGAGGTCGGGAATGCCCAGGATCTTGCGGCTCTCGTTGCGGAGCTTCTTCTCCTCGTCGGTCTCGAACTCGCCGTCGTCGACGATCGATCCGGCCATCGGGAGCACGTTGAACGCGATCGGCGCAACGTACTTCTCCGGTTGCGGGAAGGTCACCGCGTTGCCGTCGTGGGTCAGCTCGGCCGCGCGGTCGACGACTTGCCGCACCTGCTTGTCGAGCTCGTCCACCCCGGCGCCGCCACTGCCGGACACCGCCTGGAAGGTGGTGACCACCAGCCGGGTGAGGCCCGCCGCCGCGTGCAGCGGCCGCAGCGGTGGCATCGCGACCATCGTGGTGCAGTTCGGGTTGGCGATGATGCCCTTGCGGGCTTCGGCCACCGCGTCGGGATTGACCTCACTGACGACCAGCGGCACGTCCGGGTCCATGCGCCAGGCCGAGGAGTTGTCGATGACGGTGACGCCGGCAGCGGCGAACCGTTCGGCTTGTGCCCTGGAGGTCGCTGCGCCGGCCGAGAACAACGCGACGTCGAGGCCGCTCGGATCGGCGACGGCGGCGTCCTCGACCACGACGTCACTGCCCTGCCACGGCAGCGTCGTACCTGCCGAGCGGGCTGAGGCGAAATAGCGGATCTGCTCGACCGGGAAGTCACGCTCGGCGAGCAGCTTGCGCATGACGGCGCCGACCTGACCGGTCGCGCCGACGACGCCGACCTTCATCGCTGACCTCTCATCGTCCGGACCCGGCGTGCACGGCGGCCGGAGCGCCGTCCGGGTCGTCGAGCCCGAACGCCTCGTGGATCGCGCGCACCGCGGACGGTACGTCGGTGTCCTGGCACACGACCGAGATCCGGATCTCCGACGTCGAGATGTTCTGCACGTTGACTCCGGCGGAGGCCAGCGCCTCGAAGAACGTCGCCGACACCCCGGGATGCGAGCGCATGCCCGCGCCGACGAGGGAGACCTTCCCGACGTGGTCGTCGTAGAGCAGCGACTCGAAGCCGATCGAACCGCGGGCCTTCTCCAGCGCCTGCATCGCGGTCTGACCGTCGGCCTTGGGCAGGGTGAACGACACGTCGGTACGACCGGTCGACCCGGACACGTTCTGCACGATCATGTCGATGTTCACCCCGGCGTCGGCGACGACGCGGAAGATGCCGGCGGCCTCACCGGGCTTGTCCGGCACGCCGACCACGGTGACCCGCGCCTCGGCGAGGTCGTGCGCGACTCCGGAGATGATCGCCTGCTCCACCAGTTCCTCCTCGGGAATGCGGACGACCCAGGTGCCCTCGCGGTCGGAGAACGACGAGCGGACATGGATCGGTACGCCGTAACGGCGGGCGTACTCGACGCAACGCAACATCAGCACCTTCGCGCCGCTGGCTGCCATCTCGAGCATCTCGTCGTAGGAGATTCGATCGAGCTTGCGCGCGGTGCCGACGATCCGTGGGTCGGCGGAGTAGACCCCGTCGACGTCGGTGTAGATCTCGCACACGTCCGCTGCCATCGCGGCGGCGAGCGCGACGGCAGTCGTGTCCGAACCGCCGCGGCCGAGCGTGGTGATGTCCTTGGTGTCCTGAGACACGCCCTGGAACCCGGCGACGATGCAGATGCTGCCGGCGGCGAGAGCCTCCTGGATCCGGCCCGGCGTGACGTCGATGATGCGGGCCTTGCCGTGCACCGAGTCGGTGATCACGCCGGCCTGTGACCCGGTGAACGAACGCGCCTCGAAGCCGAGGTTCGCGATCGCCATGGCGAGCAGCGCCATCGAGATCCGCTCACCGGAGGTCAGCAGCATGTCGAGCTCGCGCGGCGGCGGCAGCGGCGAGACCTGCTGCGCCAGGTCGAGCAGCTCGTCGGTCGTGTCCCCCATCGCTGAGACGACAACGACGACGTCGTTGCCGGCACGGCGTGAGTCGACGATCCGCTGTGCCACCCGCTTGATGCGCTCGGCGTCACCGACCGACGACCCGCCGTACTTCTGGACGACGAGAGCCATGAGTTAAAGGATACGGATCGTGCCCCGTCGACCGATTTCGATTTTCGCCGCCCTCGCCGCCGCCGCCACGCTGCTCACCGGTGCCGTCGCGCTCCAGCCCGCCGCCGCCGCGACGGCCACGAAGGTGCCCGTCGTCGCCTGTCCCACCACCCGCGGCGTGAGCGGGCACCCGCCGGCCAAGTACGCCGACCGACTGGCGACCAACGCGCCTGCCGCACTCGCGGCACACCTCGCCTATTACAGCGACAACGTCCGCAACCTCACCCCGGTCCTCGCCCCGCGCGGCTGGAAGTGCCGGGTCACGATCGGCGCGGACGGCGGCACTTCGGTAACGATCTACCCCGCATCCGCGACACCGACTGCCAAGACGGGCGTCACCGTCCGTTCCGAGCCGGCCTGCGAAGGCTGCGTCTGGGGATTGGTCTGCGATCTTGTCCCTGGCAGCGCCAAGCAGGTCGGCGCCGATCAGCCCGCCTGCCCGACGACCCGTCCGAAGCGCGAGCGGGTCAAGTTCGAACGCGGGCGCCCGCACGCCACCGGGCGGGTGCAGGACGTGGTGGTGTTCCAGGACCCGGCCGGGGTGAAGGGTGACGGCGTACCGTCCGGCGGTCCCGACCCCGCCAACGGCGTGCTGCTCTACGACTGGGACCAGCGCGACGGCGGGGCGGCATCGCTCGAGACGTGCACGTTGCCGACGGCCGAGTTCTCGACCTGCGCTGCCAGCGCCAGCAACTTCGGCGCTCGCAACTGGGGCATGCCCTAGGAGCTAGGAGTAGGCGCGCCGGCCCTCGAACGCTCGGCCGAGGGTGACCTCGTCGGCGTACTCCAGGTCACC from Mycobacteriales bacterium carries:
- a CDS encoding SDR family oxidoreductase, with product MPTTDHVVAVLGAAGSVGSAVESGLRRAGHVTTGIDDRGLATGPQIEAAIRAAVPDGATAVVDTGFFDTSPVVAGLAGTAPETWRQQAEQPLRRALHVLQAAHRCLRPEGGTIVVLLPSVVMSGAAEVVGWVCAAEGYRSLAKAAARAWGNEGTTLKVMLVPAGIVTAAAIDRPGLQPPALGRAPDLSADIAPALSALLDPRLGGVTGLTLAVDGGVWMTS
- a CDS encoding SDR family oxidoreductase — encoded protein: MSGPLAGKVVLVTGGGAGLGRAICVDAARHGASVVIASPGRNGADTATLVNEVGVGCHVPTDVTVLADVGQAVTVAVEKFGRLDAIVHNATSRLSSEVETIDELTDEAWDDHVAVSLTGAYHCAVAGFAALRDTGGRYVLMTSPAGIEGSANRPAYSAVKGAVRSMVKSLALEWGAAGITVVGVSPLAMTPAMANAYDADPALKDRLAKLVPLGRVGDAATDVAPVVRFLLEDDSRYITGQTIIVDGGRFTTL
- a CDS encoding LLM class flavin-dependent oxidoreductase; the protein is MSLRLYPHLELSPVDVVAELLAQARLAEQAGFDGFMTSEHHNGFAGYLPNPIQVAGWVLDSTDRAWAAPCPLLLPLRPTALVAEEIAWLAARFPGRVAVGTAAGSLEADFDIAGTTKDDLTRRYADALTTLSAMLLGRDPGPLLDDPAISRCATHPVPVVSAAMSPAACRRAAQAGVGLLFDSLTTVSRCRELADAYRDAGGAGPIALIRRAWPGPQQTERHEDQLRLYRSYATQTAAGHWSEDQPATGDATSIAETLIEQVTAVGATCLNIRVHTPGMAVAEARAHIAGLAEVVRILRRDWP
- a CDS encoding SpoIIE family protein phosphatase, which produces MATFVNERAGGKRVSDAVACSLAARRHDLPADAGATAIRAARGFVERQVVERRASNVDDVTLAAAELLANAVQHGAGPIAVTVSGGSSCIRIEVSDGSRRAPVRPAASATNMTGRGIALVEGVATRWGVERREDGKTVWAEFDAGASPDPQVDIDRLLAAWDDDAPEDSAEPHFTVVLGDVPTDLLIEAKSHIDNLVREFSLAASAGVLGEDVPDHLAGLIQTVVYGFSAARDAIKRQALAAARRGEVRTNLMLRLPERAADAGEAYLAALDEADSYARAARLLTLEAPASHRLFRRWYVEAVVRGIRDGARGLPPAPVVPFETRMLEEVERLTALQRSTDRAARLQRVTAALANTRAPEDVAAVVVSEGVAALDAAGGGLLVPAADGIHVAVPGVVGYGEALVGALRDERLDAPLPAATALRTGKAVWLESREERDREFPALRGFEASTQSMCAVPLLAGGRILGALRFSFATRRLFGDNEREFVLALAAQTAQTLLRTEIDAAERKAALNLQRALLPERTPRIDGWSVAAHYSPAGQHEAGGDFYDVLRCTDGRVVAVVGDVMGRGIEAAASMAQIRSAVLAYAVEDPAPAAVFAKIDAFFAAVDPAQLVTLLYLLIEPATGEVEIASAGHLPPISVGPAGNRIADARVGAPLGIDIEPRQTTLLRVPRGAGIVALTDGLVERRGQDIEDGVRRLLAATSAAGTTADADELLRQILLAAPGGGGQDDDVTVLALFRH
- a CDS encoding NAD(P)H-binding protein, giving the protein MRKIGLLGATGYTGRLTATEFALREIPVRLGGRSEQRLAKVDTAEGAERVVVDTTDRAALARFLDGLDVVISTVGPFELLGRPVVDAAVAAGVHYVDSTGEPDFMRWAYDAHSAARTAVVPACGYDYVPSDLAARVAADTLDGPAERIDIGYSMRGMKPTRGTARSALGAVLATPDPQIKRSTVNTRPALQVPLGDLLTTGRWAGAATVTANVTVSRAARAIVPVMGPATGPLLKVSAPLLRRLVERMPEGPTDQMRAQAHASVSATANRAGRSATVTVDVNDVYAFTALSLVEFALRVDGAGPMSPAEAVDAKEMLDALTGPLLSWQRH
- a CDS encoding aspartate-semialdehyde dehydrogenase, with protein sequence MKVGVVGATGQVGAVMRKLLAERDFPVEQIRYFASARSAGTTLPWQGSDVVVEDAAVADPSGLDVALFSAGAATSRAQAERFAAAGVTVIDNSSAWRMDPDVPLVVSEVNPDAVAEARKGIIANPNCTTMVAMPPLRPLHAAAGLTRLVVTTFQAVSGSGGAGVDELDKQVRQVVDRAAELTHDGNAVTFPQPEKYVAPIAFNVLPMAGSIVDDGEFETDEEKKLRNESRKILGIPDLAVSGTCVRVPVFTGHSLSINAEFAEPMPVERARELLADAPGVVLTDVPTPLMAAGADPSYVGRLRQDPGVANGRGLVLFVSGDNLRKGAALNAVQIAELLIAR
- a CDS encoding aspartate kinase, which translates into the protein MALVVQKYGGSSVGDAERIKRVAQRIVDSRRAGNDVVVVVSAMGDTTDELLDLAQQVSPLPPPRELDMLLTSGERISMALLAMAIANLGFEARSFTGSQAGVITDSVHGKARIIDVTPGRIQEALAAGSICIVAGFQGVSQDTKDITTLGRGGSDTTAVALAAAMAADVCEIYTDVDGVYSADPRIVGTARKLDRISYDEMLEMAASGAKVLMLRCVEYARRYGVPIHVRSSFSDREGTWVVRIPEEELVEQAIISGVAHDLAEARVTVVGVPDKPGEAAGIFRVVADAGVNIDMIVQNVSGSTGRTDVSFTLPKADGQTAMQALEKARGSIGFESLLYDDHVGKVSLVGAGMRSHPGVSATFFEALASAGVNVQNISTSEIRISVVCQDTDVPSAVRAIHEAFGLDDPDGAPAAVHAGSGR